TAAGGTCCGTGAAATCGAtgcagactctccacttcccattcttcttcctgacgaCCACCACGTTGGCTAACCATTCCgggtattgcacctctcgtatgaatccagcatctagtaggttcttgacctcttcgttgattatctcATCCCTTTCAGGGGCGAATTTtctcctcttctgtctgacagGAGGATGCATTAGATCCACCTTGAGTTGATGCATGATAACATCGGGATCAATTATAGGCATGTCTTCGTGAGACCAGGCAAAGCAATTGGAGTTGGATCTTAAGAAATCGACCAGTCTCCTTCTAAAGCCTTACGGcagcttggagcctatctttaagTTTCGACTCGAGTTCCCTTCCGTGAGTGGGACCtcatccatttcttccacttccggctcttcggtatgtggggccggaagcttcttctgtaattgctataagacctgAGTCTTTTTCCCCTAAGGGTAGTCTGATAGCAAGACCTAGCATTCTCCCGATCCCCCTTGACCGCTCTGATGCCCCAAGGGGTTGGGAACTTGACTAGCTGGTGCAAAGTTGAAGGTACAGCTCCCATGTCatggatccaaggccttcccaaTATCACGTTATATGATGAGGGGCAGTCGACGACCAGGAACTTCATGGCTTGGGTTACCCCTTCGGCATACACAGGAAGAAAGACTTCTCCCAAGGTTTATTTGACttctccactgaagcctacGCGAGGAGTTGCCTTTCTGGTTAGAGCTGTAGGTTCCAAACCCTGGTCAGTGAAAGCCGAATGGAAGAttatgttgctggagctcccattATCTACTAGTATCCGCTTAaccaagcagtttgctatggtaagtgaaatgacgAGAGCATCATGATGAGGGGTGaggaccttctcctgctcccttGTAGTGAAACTGATCTCATCTGTTCCAAGGAGTAGGCCCTTgggaccctcggcctcttggcTGTTCCTGGCATTACGAGTACTTTTCTTGGCTGCGGCACTGCTAATTCCGCTCACCTCTGATCCGCCGGTGATGACGTGGATCACCCGATCTTGCTGTGGTGGCAGTGCATGAGCTACTTCGATAGGGAGACTGGGACCTTCTTTATTTATAAGTTTCTTGGCTTTATCCAAGAGGAATTCCCGTAGGTAgcctttcttgaggagctcggcGACTTCCATCTTTAGGGCTATGCAATCCTCCGTAGTATGACCATGATCGCTATGGAACTCGCACCATCGCTTGGGATTTCGATTAGCCTCCGCGGCCTTCATCTTAGGAAGGCCACTTGACTTGAGGACCCATTTGTCGTAAGACACCGATCAGCTCCGGTTTGGATATCGCGAGATGGGAGATGTCAGGCCAAGTAGACACCATCATCCCTTCGGATCAAGGCAAAGGTCGATGCTGATACCTGCCCTTGTTCGGGTTACCAGTCTCCCTAGCGGGTTTAGAGTGAGAAGGCTTGTCGCGTTCACTCCTTGTAGGCTTTGATGTCTTCTGATCATACTTCGCACAGGCTTTAGCCCTACTAGCgacatcttcttcccatcttacttgagcccaagcacgagacaGCACATCTTCCATAATTCTGCATTTGTATTTGGTCAGCTCCTTGTAAAGGTCTCCCTCTGGAAGTAGACCCCTCTTGaaggctgagatagccgtatcagcgttgcactcaGGAATAGCTACCTTCGCCTGGTTGAAGCGAGCTATGTAAGAACGAAGGGGAtcattcctatgctggaggatcTCATAGAGATCATCCGAATTCTTCTCAAGGTCACGGCTGCTAGCGAACTGCTCCATGAATTTATCGCTAAGGGCCGCAAAGGATTTGATGGATTTGGTGGGCAAGTTGGTATACCACTGAAGAGCAGGGCCGGTCAAGGTCGATCCGAATCCTTTacacatggtagcttcccgtgcatcacgagggattgctactgctagcatgTGTTGCTTGTACTGAGCAATGTGATTGTCGGGATCCCCAGTACCTTCGTACATCTTTATGCTTGGGAAAGAGAACTTTCGCGGCATCTCTACCGaggcaatctcttccacgaaatgtgtatcggagtaggacccCTGATTGCTTCTTCGAATGGGAGGAGCTGCTcctgggagcctttctaccatagattgaatggtgccgAACCTTTCGGAGACCACTCTTTCTAAGTAGGCTGCTAGGGCTGGATCAGAGATCTCGAGATCATTGGGTGAATATTCCTCGTCCTCCGTATCGGAATCGCTATCTACTTGTACTCGGGTCCTATCGTTCGCGGCTCCTCGGCTCTCGGGTTCGTCTTCGGTTAAGGCGGGTCAACGAGGTACCTCTTCACTGTCTCGCGGAGTGTAGAGTGAAGCCATGTGTCGTATCTTGGTCCGGAACCGCTTTTGCTTGTTGCTAGCTTCACCAAGGGTATGGTTCTCTTATCGGAGGATAAGATTCTCCGTCTCTATGGCGTCTAGCGGCGCTTTGCTGTAGTTGCtctccaagttggtcttttagggtttgaacttcgagGAGAAGTTCAGGACCTCCGGATGTTGCCTCCCGACCTTTGTGAAGGTCGGTGACTTGACTCTAAAGAGACTCAAGCCTGTTGAGGAGCTCGATCTCTCTCGGAGTCATCTCCGTCTGGTTAGCGTCGTCCTCTAAtgccatcgtcacgtagttggatcactcccctccttctagcgccacactgttagggtatttttgtgtaggatcgtttaagtgctacggaacactagaggatTTGTATGAAGACAAGAGAAATCGTAAACtagaagatgttattgagtgttttgatcgggactacaatgtttgggtgtataaaccctagttctagtcgcctaaactctaatcttctAGTCTCCgaaagtcgatcccttattctagggtttgggctccccttttatagttgtagatgtcggcttcaagtaatagaactcttccataatcagaaaaatgaaagtttccccttaggtagaaaacttctattttactCCAAGGGATCGGTCTGATCGAGGGGTCGGACCCAAGGCAGGGGTCAGtttctggtttcttcttgagcaagggtccggaagtcgaggacctagccggaagctggagaaaactcaTGCCTGGATATTTTTCTCCAAcaaccaacataaaccacaaagtaatcatatgtacatgttaccttatacttgatcttactagatcttgtgcttcctgtatcatgtctggccatactcctccattgcacgcctctatcaagTCTTATCATATACTTCTAGTATTGATAAGAACCAATCATGGatcgcacccatcatccattttatggaacttccatgaaaccagtttctgcactgcatccaccttcaaggctgttcatgcctttgagagtggagtccggccttctccattctcttctggccatttgcgtgtgtccctaagacacagaggaagcctaggttgtgttcatccatgattaAACACCACACAAGGGTCGTCcatcacttctcacttcagtgcccatgaaactgcctttttacacaccactgcccttaaggctgctcctGGCCTTTTTCGTGTGttgtaaggatgtagaggaagcctatggcgtgtCAAACCACAAttaaaacacaccagagggtcgttctcaactcccctcttgattgccatcaaaactgcctctttgctgccttcaagcctctcttggtcttggattgtgtaatctgaccatctctctgtttttctctgtttttctttgtgtttcaggaagaagaatgaagccatGGCGTgtctgcaaaggcacggacttgccctcCTTTAATAGAAGAATGGGCAGTTGCCTTTCCAAGAGTTGCACCTtttcggtatcatttctggccattgatttaatcaatggtccagatcacacctgttcgcctagggcagttaccagacgtccctgacagccctaactgctcctagacacatcacacacaagcctaggctggttgcccaagcccctggttcaaccacaagtgcccaccggctcaccggcacacccgggtggtccacatagTCCGACCACTGTCTGGACCTgaccaactgcccaagacttgaacactcagtccagctgagttgagctgatccccagctgacccaacTGAGTGAGTTAGTCCATCCAGCTCAGGAAGCTGACACATACTTCAGTGAgttacactgagctgcactacacttctcTTAGCTCGTCGAGCTTGCTCAccgcatcgcccagctgccatacacttgtACAgttcctttatacttgtctccttcttggtttagctgaATCTTAGATTCCTGATGCctttaaccttacttccaggccatgatacccttgtgtttaggtcacatgacctgactggtgcgtctcctcgCACAATGGCTGATCCTAACGATCATTTCCAGGAACGGGGACATGACAcattaagtctgaaaatcaatcatattaaaacacaaatacatcaatcgGATACATTTTCGTCATTACTAGGaacatcttcatcttcattaaactcgtcttcaacagcttcgtctgtgccatcgtcggtaagatcttcgtactcatgattatgcggatcaatgagaagaatgtcatcaatttgttgttcaggttcctcgacttcatttatctgttAGTCTTGCAATGGTGGTTTTTCTCCACTAATGATTCgtcctcgaggtgtaactttgatcacggaTAACCAAATTATTCTcgattctctcatccgagggtatggaaggtagctaacttgatctgcttgtgaagctaagatgaaatgatcgaatttgttgtacctgcaaaaataaagaaaacatagaagtaagcttattctgctcatgtatgccaaataaagaatttgttgtaccttcgtccaccattgacatcaactacatcgaatttgttaaaccgaacacctctgttgacgacAAGGTCGAACCAttcacatttgaagaggacgcatttcagcttcaatatccctgaaaattccacttcaataatctccgTCAAGATACCAtagaaatcggtttcccctttcacacatattccatagttactggtcgcccgctgtctaccatactcatatgtgtaaaaagtatagcctcgtgtgaaatacataTGTGAGGTGGTGacctttacatgtggagattgaattacttcatgtaaccacttaggataatctgcaTCGTGGTCACaatcaacctgcaaaaacaaagtgaacgttAAAATACAGATCATTTATGAATAAGAGTTTGAGTAATTAATACATGATTCTTCAACCActttataaagtgttgatctttACTTTTGTCTACGTCACTTGTGGATATACGTGGGAATGTTTCTTCGACTTAtgaaacaaataggctgtaaaatcacattttatactaattaatatttggaaattatatatatatatatatatgtgtgttaaTTTAGAAGTGTCCatatatgttacctttcaaaataacgaatcaatggatcctcccaattgagtagaatataggtgtgtgcactatgagcgtcttcttcactcgaccaccaaacctcttttgattttccacccagtcgcccaatctggctaaagatgtctggaacaccagcaactgcgtatgttggcgcgacaccaccatcattatatctccttggagctcttttccgggtacgtacttttgacgcaaagtagtacgatgtgaagtgagaagttttttccgtcaaacttccatcaattatagaaccttcaaaTTTTGCAAGGTTCTTTGTTTTTcacttcaaatatttcatggctcgctcatactgatacatccatccgtaatgtacaggtccacaaagcaatgcctcatatgggaggtggacagctagatgctccatgacgtcaaaaaacccaggaggaaatatcttctccaagttgcacaataagatgggaatgttctcttgaagttgttccacgacttctactttaagACTGCGCgtgctcagatccctgaaaaatgTTCCAATGCCttatatattccaaaaacaattatacacattattagtcatatattattgcaaactaaatcattatatataaaattactgcaatatataatatagtacctgcaagtgcttcatgtacgtttgtaggaactagctccgcaaatgcaaagggaagtagtcgttgcataaaaacatgacagtcatgactcttcatcccggagaacttttgacccttttcaacgcatctagacagatttgaaacatacccatcggggaatttcacttctgatgctacccaATTGAACAACACcgattttttttctgaagacaatctgaatatcggaacagaaacttgcccattgctgtttatatgtaactcaGTTCTTGAGAAAATATCCGGCAAGTTTAACctcgattttatgttgtcttttgtattccccgggacattcaatattgtattcatgatgttctcaaagaaattcttctctatatgcatcacatcaaGGTTGTGGCCCAGaggaagatccttccaatatggcaactcccaaaatatactcttcttgtgccagctgtgatgaacaccgtaagaatcaggcatattaggggggacatgccaattaccaccacgaggaactgtttccaaagctccatagtaattgagttgcttttcagtttcttctccagttaaatatggaggaggagtgtctctcataacccttttgtgcctaaacaatgtcttgtttcttcggtacggatggcaaatgggaagaaatcgatgatgacaatcgaaccaacttgtcttcctcccattcttcagttgaaacgcatctgtcgctccattacaatatggacaagctaatctcccatgtgtaggtccatcccgacaacatcccataggcaagaaagtcacttatggtccacaaaagcatcgctcgcatcgtgaaattcgtcttcgttgagcagtcatacgtcctcACCCCTGTTGACTACAAATCCTTCACatcttttatcagtggttgcaggaaaacatccagTGACCTTTTTggatgtttcggaccaggtattaatatggtcaagaatagcaactcccgttgcatgcacatctccggtggtaggttgtatggcgtaagaaagactggccacaatgaatattgtctccctgacattccgaatgaactaaatccatctgtgcataatccgagatacacattgtggatattgctagcgaattccggatatactttgttaaaatgtttacaggctcttgcatctgatggatgtgtcatctcaccatccgtctgagtctGCTCGGCATGacatctcatctttccagcagtctgctctgattggtacaatctttttaatctgtctgtaattggtaggtaccccatcctttggtacggtaccctattacgtccccgtccttgcggcttgaatcgtggcttcttgcagaatcgacattcttctaacttctcatcatttccccagtagatcatgcagttgtcgatacaaacatctatcatctccgaaggcaacccaagactataaaccagtTTCTGAATTCATAATAcgaatcagcagacacattgtcttccggcaaatactctttaaacaagtctacccattcattcatgcaacttttaGGTtgattgtgatcagttttaatattcatcattctagcagccaacgacaatttagagagaccttctctacaaccactgtaaagtggtgGATTCACCgtatttaacatttcataaaacttttttgcgtctatgttaggttcttcatcttcatcatgagctacgaatgcatcaattaccatatcatgaaccctatcagaatctaccatctgctcctcctgatggtaactatgttcattatgcaaatgatgagcaaccggttcttcctgaaaattgtTGTTACAACTACTAGCTTTATTCtaatcataattattataaccttctccatgttgaaaccagatatagtaatttggcgtgaaacttctatttattaaatgcttccaaacattttcacgatttgccaatttcgaattgttgcatttccgacatggacagaacatcttaccgctttctagggcgagcggtgtggaatctgcttgatgcataaatgtctccagtcccgcaatgtattatttcgtcactctcccgttagcatctctatgcatatacatccacctccgcaactcgtagacattcccggagcctgacattttttttcctttcacgtttttctttttttttcttgttggtgtgtttaaaatgatgttcaaacttccatatttatagaaaaattttgaatctggtagttgaagttttgcgaggaatttacgaggaatataggtaggtagccaaaaaaaaaaacgtgcttcATAATTCCTCGTTAAAGCCACGTAaatcatttcctcgtaaagaagacGCAACATTTATGTTGAGTTTACGAGGAAAGAAGATTTCCTCGTTAGAACCACGTAAATTTACGtttactttacgaggaaatactttcttcgttactttacgaggaaataacgacgttttcttttttccttgtaatttcctcgtaatGTCGACGTAAATTTACGAGGTTTATATTTTCTCGTTAATTTTCCTCGTCAAagtgttgttttcttgtagtgcttgTTCATGGCGTTCAGTGAACCACCTAGTCATAATCATCCTAATAATGTCAAAAGACAGACTATCGGATACTCAAGACTCACTTACAGAAAAGAATTAATAGATTCAACTTCTTGAAGTCTGCTTTACGAAGATAATCTGATACTTCAATTTCGGACGCCTAAatctcataaaaataataatcaaaatccTCCTTGGTATAGGCATAAGCAGCCTAGAAAATCAATGGGATAAGTGTTGAACTCTTAAACTTTTCCAGCACATTCTTTCCAAAGTGGAAGATGCAAATTCCATGGTGAGCAAGCGGATAATGCTGTAAAATAGTATTTTCAATAGAGGATGTACGATCAGAGACAAAAACCAGATCCTCTTCATCAGGAATGATGGTTTTCAGACACATCATAAACAACCTCCATGAGGCTTCATTCTCAGAATCTACTATAGCAAAAGCTATAGGATACAAGCGAAAATTACAATCTTGTGCTGTGGCAGCAAGTAAAGTCCCTTTATTCTTGGATTTCAGATGGGCGCCATCAATAGAAAGTACCTTCTTCATCAACTTAAACCCTCTGATAGATGGACCAAATGACAAAAATGCATATTTAAATTTCCCCACAGAATCAACATCGGAAAAGTCACAGAACCTggattcttttcttttaacatgTGAAACCAGGTGGGCGTGCTCTTGACACCTCCAAGCCTTTTAATATGAAATCACAACACCATGATAAT
The Raphanus sativus cultivar WK10039 chromosome 1, ASM80110v3, whole genome shotgun sequence DNA segment above includes these coding regions:
- the LOC130497426 gene encoding uncharacterized protein LOC130497426; translation: MKAAEANRNPKRWCEFHSDHGHTTEDCIALKMEVAELLKKGYLREFLLDKAKKLINKEGPSLPIEVAHALPPQQDRVIHVITGGSEVSGISSAAAKKSTRNARNSQEAEGPKGLLLGTDEISFTTREQEKVLTPHHDALVISLTIANCLVKRILVDNGSSSNIIFHSAFTDQGLEPTALTRKATPRVGFSGEVK
- the LOC130497427 gene encoding uncharacterized protein LOC130497427, whose protein sequence is MVERLPGAAPPIRRSNQGSYSDTHFVEEIASVEMPRKFSFPSIKMYEGTGDPDNHIAQYKQHMLAVAIPRDAREATMCKGFGSTLTGPALQWYTNLPTKSIKSFAALSDKFMEQFASSRDLEKNSDDLYEILQHRNDPLRSYIARFNQAKVAIPECNADTAISAFKRGLLPEGDLYKELTKYKCRIMEDVLSRAWAQVRWEEDVASRAKACAKYDQKTSKPTRSERDKPSHSKPARETGNPNKGRYQHRPLP